A window of Brachybacterium fresconis contains these coding sequences:
- a CDS encoding LacI family DNA-binding transcriptional regulator: protein MPTPRKHSRPTVATIAHDLGISPATVSYALNDKPGVSAAMRERVLEHARATGWTPHSGAQALRRGRSGNIGLVLVRDPEEVSREPFYSAVTAGIESAISAHGFELLLRFVRGGPDEEVEVFRTWAHQRRVDGVVLLDLAEHDHRPATLESLAMDFAVIGHYVGPEDFVKVMTAEADDARTVVDHIVERGYDGCIQLTGPSEFAHERRRLELLQELCAGHGIPHTHSSGTYTIEAGSRAFDAADRTLSARPAVIASSDLIALGALRAAVARGIEVPSELGVVSWDDSLIAEVTVPAITALSRRPFDMGRTAGDLLARRLDGQVAAGTALQNPPATLVPRRSTTAD from the coding sequence ATGCCTACGCCGCGAAAGCACTCCCGCCCGACGGTCGCCACGATCGCCCACGACCTCGGCATCTCCCCCGCCACCGTGAGCTACGCGCTCAACGACAAGCCCGGGGTGAGCGCGGCGATGCGCGAGCGCGTCCTCGAGCACGCCCGCGCGACGGGCTGGACCCCGCACTCGGGAGCCCAGGCGCTGCGTCGCGGTCGCAGCGGGAACATCGGGCTGGTGCTGGTCAGAGACCCCGAAGAGGTCTCCCGCGAGCCGTTCTACTCGGCGGTGACGGCCGGCATCGAGTCGGCGATCAGCGCCCACGGCTTCGAGCTGCTGCTGCGCTTCGTCCGGGGAGGACCCGACGAGGAGGTTGAGGTGTTCCGCACCTGGGCCCACCAGCGCCGGGTCGACGGCGTGGTGCTGCTGGACCTGGCGGAGCACGATCATCGCCCCGCGACCCTGGAGTCGCTGGCCATGGACTTCGCCGTGATCGGCCACTACGTCGGCCCCGAGGACTTCGTGAAGGTCATGACCGCGGAGGCCGACGACGCACGCACCGTCGTGGACCACATCGTCGAGCGCGGCTACGACGGCTGCATCCAGCTCACCGGCCCCTCCGAGTTCGCCCACGAGCGGCGGCGCCTGGAACTGCTGCAGGAGCTGTGCGCCGGCCACGGCATCCCCCACACCCACTCCTCCGGCACCTACACGATCGAGGCCGGCTCCCGCGCCTTCGACGCGGCCGACCGGACCCTCAGCGCCCGCCCGGCCGTGATCGCCTCGAGCGACCTGATCGCCCTGGGCGCCCTGCGCGCCGCGGTCGCCCGCGGGATCGAGGTCCCCTCCGAGCTGGGCGTGGTGAGCTGGGACGACTCCCTCATCGCGGAGGTCACGGTCCCTGCGATCACGGCCCTGTCCCGTCGACCCTTCGACATGGGCCGCACCGCCGGGGACCTGCTCGCTCGCCGGCTGGACGGGCAGGTCGCCGCCGGCACCGCCCTGCAGAATCCCCCGGCGACGCTGGTGCCGCGCCGCTCCACCACCGCCGACTGA
- a CDS encoding carbohydrate ABC transporter permease: protein MRETTGEKIFRTIVLIGLTLFVALPLYVMITTSMKPLGDVQAGFSWLPSTITFQPFIEMWSTVPLARYFMNSLIVTLAATLLSVTVATLAAYAVSRWRFHGRGPFMTTVLSTQMFPGVLFLLPLYLIFVNIDTMFGVPLVGTRIGLTITYLTFSLPFAIWMLVGYFDGIPRELDQAGKVDGAGNLTILLRIILPAARPGIVAVAIYAFMTAWGEVLFASVLTTEDTRTLAVGLQQYSTQTNVYWNQVLAASLAVSIPVVAGFLMMQKNFVAGLTAGAVK, encoded by the coding sequence ATGCGTGAGACCACCGGCGAGAAGATCTTCCGCACCATCGTGCTGATCGGACTGACCCTGTTCGTGGCGCTGCCGCTGTACGTCATGATCACCACCTCGATGAAGCCGCTGGGCGATGTGCAGGCCGGGTTCTCCTGGCTGCCCAGCACCATCACGTTCCAGCCGTTCATCGAGATGTGGTCGACGGTGCCGCTGGCGCGGTACTTCATGAACTCGCTGATCGTGACGCTGGCGGCGACGCTGCTGAGCGTGACGGTGGCGACGCTGGCCGCCTACGCCGTCTCGCGCTGGCGCTTCCACGGCCGCGGGCCGTTCATGACCACGGTGCTGTCCACCCAGATGTTCCCCGGGGTGCTGTTCCTGCTGCCGCTGTACCTGATCTTCGTCAACATCGACACGATGTTCGGGGTGCCGCTGGTGGGTACGCGCATCGGCCTGACCATCACCTATCTGACGTTCTCGCTGCCGTTCGCGATCTGGATGCTGGTGGGCTACTTCGACGGGATCCCGCGTGAGCTCGACCAGGCCGGCAAGGTCGACGGTGCCGGAAACCTCACCATCCTGCTGCGCATCATCCTGCCGGCCGCCCGTCCGGGCATCGTCGCCGTCGCCATCTACGCGTTCATGACGGCCTGGGGAGAGGTGCTGTTCGCCTCCGTGCTGACCACCGAGGACACCCGCACCCTGGCCGTGGGCCTGCAGCAGTACTCCACGCAGACCAACGTGTACTGGAACCAGGTGCTGGCCGCCTCGCTCGCGGTGAGCATCCCGGTGGTCGCCGGCTTCCTGATGATGCAGAAGAACTTCGTCGCGGGCCTGACCGCCGGCGCCGTGAAGTGA
- a CDS encoding SDR family oxidoreductase: protein MSRTYVVTGAASGIGRTTAQILSDRGERVIGVDLKGTDVSGDLSTPEGRAGAAEEAARLAGGTVDAVIACAGLSIPKPLTASVNYFGMTEFLEAIQPALTRSEAPRVALVSSMATLQPVVPALVDALLAGDEPTALEIATRMAEDSRTANVIYPSSKRAISRWVRREAPTGRWAGAGIPLNAVAPGTVVTPMTKELLASEEGRAMTDAYVPMPLNSHQGPETIAHLLIWLTSVENSHCAGQTIYCDGGTDVVLRGEDVWSWNDAAMRETFAQIGAGLTG from the coding sequence ATGTCCCGCACCTATGTCGTCACCGGCGCCGCCTCCGGCATCGGCCGCACCACCGCCCAGATCCTCAGCGACCGCGGCGAGCGGGTGATCGGCGTCGATCTGAAGGGCACCGACGTCTCCGGCGACCTCTCCACCCCCGAGGGTCGCGCCGGTGCTGCCGAGGAGGCCGCCCGGCTCGCCGGGGGCACGGTCGACGCCGTGATCGCCTGCGCCGGCCTCTCGATCCCGAAGCCGCTCACCGCGTCGGTGAACTACTTCGGCATGACGGAGTTCCTCGAGGCCATCCAGCCTGCGCTGACCCGCTCCGAGGCGCCGCGCGTCGCGCTGGTCTCCTCGATGGCCACGTTGCAGCCGGTGGTCCCCGCGCTGGTCGATGCCCTGCTGGCGGGCGACGAGCCCACCGCCCTCGAGATCGCGACCCGGATGGCCGAGGATTCCCGCACCGCGAACGTCATCTACCCGTCCTCCAAGCGCGCCATCTCCCGCTGGGTGCGCCGTGAGGCCCCCACCGGGCGCTGGGCCGGCGCCGGCATCCCGCTGAACGCGGTGGCACCCGGGACCGTGGTCACCCCGATGACGAAGGAGCTGCTGGCCAGCGAGGAGGGTCGGGCGATGACCGACGCCTACGTGCCGATGCCGCTGAACTCGCATCAGGGCCCGGAGACCATCGCGCACCTGCTGATCTGGCTCACCTCGGTGGAGAACTCCCACTGCGCGGGTCAGACCATCTACTGCGACGGCGGCACCGACGTGGTGCTGCGCGGCGAGGACGTGTGGTCCTGGAACGACGCGGCGATGCGCGAGACCTTCGCGCAGATCGGCGCCGGCCTGACGGGCTGA
- a CDS encoding ABC transporter substrate-binding protein, whose protein sequence is MRRRTLLTAAPLAAAGAAGLAACGSSSGSGSSSDSLTYWASNQGTSLENDKEVLTPVLEKFTEETGIDVSLEVIGWGDLQTRIQTAITSGQGPDVVNIGNTWGVSLQATGGLLELGDEQFEALGGRDRYVPAALATGGAEGTDPTSIPLYGLAYGMYYNVKMFEDAGIEPPTTWEEMVEAAKALTDPEGDVWGMSLAAGSYTENNHFAFINATQNGAALNTKDGKPSFTEDGVIDGILRYLDLMQTDKVVDPSNAQFDNGTKSVTAFANGKAAMIINQNNANATIESQGMTPDQFKAIPFPAPADAVSDCASHLAGINLAAMKDTGNEEGALQFMKFMTSPETQEELGKPFASLPVLVDGTPTFTEDEEQADMFMEIYSERAEPLPLVPWEDQYETTVGQAMNEMFATIATGGTVTREDVTTAMQTAQDSIRA, encoded by the coding sequence ATGCGACGCCGCACCCTTCTGACCGCTGCCCCTCTCGCCGCTGCCGGCGCCGCCGGCCTCGCCGCCTGCGGATCGAGCTCCGGCTCCGGCTCGAGCTCCGACAGCCTGACCTACTGGGCCTCCAACCAGGGCACCAGCCTCGAGAACGACAAGGAGGTGCTCACCCCGGTCCTGGAGAAGTTCACCGAGGAGACCGGCATCGACGTGTCGCTCGAGGTCATCGGCTGGGGCGATCTGCAGACCCGCATCCAGACCGCGATCACCTCCGGGCAGGGCCCGGACGTCGTCAACATCGGCAACACCTGGGGCGTGAGCCTCCAGGCCACCGGCGGCCTGCTGGAGCTGGGCGATGAGCAGTTCGAGGCGCTCGGCGGCCGCGACCGCTACGTCCCGGCGGCCCTGGCCACCGGCGGCGCCGAGGGCACCGATCCCACGTCCATCCCGCTGTACGGGCTGGCCTACGGCATGTACTACAACGTGAAGATGTTCGAGGATGCCGGCATCGAGCCGCCCACCACCTGGGAGGAGATGGTCGAGGCCGCCAAGGCCCTGACCGATCCCGAGGGCGACGTCTGGGGCATGTCGCTGGCAGCCGGCTCCTACACGGAGAACAACCACTTCGCCTTCATCAACGCCACCCAGAACGGTGCCGCGCTGAACACGAAGGACGGCAAGCCCTCCTTCACCGAGGACGGCGTCATCGACGGCATCCTGCGCTACCTCGACCTGATGCAGACGGACAAGGTCGTCGACCCCTCCAACGCCCAGTTCGACAACGGCACCAAGTCCGTCACCGCCTTCGCCAACGGCAAGGCCGCGATGATCATCAACCAGAACAACGCCAACGCCACCATCGAGTCGCAGGGCATGACCCCGGACCAGTTCAAGGCCATCCCCTTCCCGGCCCCCGCCGATGCCGTCAGCGACTGCGCCTCGCACCTGGCCGGGATCAACCTCGCCGCCATGAAGGACACCGGGAACGAAGAGGGCGCCCTGCAGTTCATGAAGTTCATGACCTCCCCGGAGACGCAGGAGGAGCTCGGCAAGCCCTTCGCCTCGCTGCCGGTGCTGGTCGACGGCACGCCGACCTTCACCGAGGACGAGGAGCAGGCCGACATGTTCATGGAGATCTACTCCGAGCGCGCCGAGCCGCTGCCGCTGGTGCCCTGGGAGGACCAGTACGAGACCACCGTCGGCCAGGCGATGAACGAGATGTTCGCGACCATCGCCACCGGCGGCACGGTCACCCGCGAGGACGTCACGACGGCCATGCAGACCGCGCAGGACTCGATCCGCGCCTGA
- a CDS encoding MFS transporter, which translates to MENTPMGDDYTRPDPISGAVSTDTGSLLARSEGGAPGVAVIDSDSRRPDATGEESTTGNGKAMAAMGFSQAVDNSEGGLVRSFFPLIGAAFGVAEGMLGVMSSISMFARMIFGPFWAMMADRFGRKRILVLVTGVWGLWTVASGFAPDFTWLLILYAIGVIGTVASEPIINGLLPDLFKQSQRGKAYGTIRGIGTFVGVILGPAVGLFALGDDPNPDAWRYAMWTMGGISVLSGILIAMWVKDPRSNTARDDMMAEAGRFRISDGVKLFKIPTVALMVGMLPLVTSLVLLSFYANFLVAERGISVFQGTLAMAAFSLGAVFSSVMGGRLADLFVRKLGEKGRITLMQLYLVAFAGAVTLATQVPYQGFLPALLFTLMLGMVFSIGFSGCVLPMVSNVVPRQLNATGFAMLFSLVQGGITAVITLGVGFIAAATSSQTMFLWFVVVPYALNALYWFLFYRVYPRDVERQKERTEQVEAGTF; encoded by the coding sequence ATGGAAAATACCCCGATGGGCGATGACTACACCCGCCCCGACCCGATCTCCGGCGCGGTCTCCACCGACACCGGCTCGCTCCTCGCCCGCTCCGAGGGCGGCGCCCCCGGCGTAGCCGTCATCGACAGCGACTCCCGCCGCCCTGACGCCACCGGCGAGGAATCGACCACGGGCAACGGCAAGGCCATGGCCGCCATGGGATTCTCCCAGGCCGTCGACAACTCCGAGGGCGGCCTGGTCCGCAGCTTCTTCCCGCTCATCGGCGCGGCCTTCGGCGTCGCCGAGGGAATGCTCGGCGTGATGAGCTCGATCAGCATGTTCGCCCGCATGATCTTCGGCCCGTTCTGGGCGATGATGGCCGACCGCTTCGGCCGCAAGAGAATCCTGGTCCTGGTCACCGGCGTCTGGGGCCTATGGACCGTCGCTTCCGGCTTCGCTCCCGACTTCACCTGGCTGCTGATCCTCTACGCCATCGGCGTCATCGGCACCGTGGCCTCCGAACCGATCATCAACGGCCTGCTGCCGGACCTTTTCAAGCAGTCCCAGCGCGGCAAGGCCTACGGCACGATCCGCGGCATCGGCACCTTCGTCGGCGTGATCCTGGGCCCGGCCGTCGGCCTCTTCGCCCTCGGTGACGATCCGAACCCGGACGCCTGGCGCTACGCCATGTGGACCATGGGCGGCATCTCGGTCCTCTCCGGCATCCTCATCGCGATGTGGGTCAAGGACCCCCGGAGCAACACCGCCCGCGACGACATGATGGCCGAGGCCGGCCGATTCAGGATCTCCGACGGCGTCAAGCTGTTCAAGATCCCCACCGTCGCCCTCATGGTCGGAATGCTGCCGCTGGTGACCAGCCTCGTCCTGCTCTCCTTCTATGCGAATTTCCTGGTCGCCGAGCGCGGCATCTCCGTCTTCCAGGGCACGCTCGCCATGGCCGCCTTCAGCCTCGGCGCCGTGTTCTCGAGCGTCATGGGCGGGCGCCTCGCGGACCTCTTCGTGCGGAAGCTCGGCGAGAAGGGCCGCATCACCCTGATGCAGCTCTACCTGGTGGCCTTCGCGGGCGCCGTCACTCTCGCGACACAGGTCCCGTACCAGGGGTTCCTCCCCGCGCTCCTGTTCACCCTGATGCTGGGCATGGTCTTCTCCATCGGCTTCTCGGGCTGCGTGCTGCCGATGGTCTCCAACGTGGTGCCCCGTCAGCTGAACGCCACCGGCTTCGCGATGCTGTTCTCCCTCGTGCAGGGCGGCATCACCGCGGTCATCACCCTGGGGGTCGGGTTCATCGCCGCGGCCACCTCCAGCCAGACCATGTTCCTCTGGTTCGTCGTCGTCCCCTACGCCCTCAATGCCCTCTACTGGTTCCTGTTCTACCGGGTCTACCCTCGCGACGTGGAGCGCCAGAAGGAGCGCACCGAGCAGGTGGAGGCCGGGACGTTCTGA
- a CDS encoding sugar phosphate isomerase/epimerase family protein: protein MQFSVQMYSVRDALAADFPGTVARLVELGFTHAEPYRLVEFRDELVAARSRFPIAFPSAHQSFLGEDTDFEEVLEAARAVGVHYLIDPSWNAQDWADAGKVRSLAARLNERAAAAAASGIRVGYHNHHIELASRLEGRSALELFADELDPQVVLEIDTYWAAVGGADVPSLLGTLGDRVQLVHLKDGDLSEDPAAQLPLGTGAMPLAATLDAAAGAAYGVIEFDDYAGDMFEGIGASLTHLRSAVAA, encoded by the coding sequence GTGCAATTCTCCGTCCAGATGTACAGCGTCCGCGACGCCCTCGCGGCCGATTTCCCGGGCACCGTGGCTCGCCTGGTCGAGCTCGGATTCACCCACGCCGAGCCGTACCGCCTCGTCGAGTTCCGCGACGAGCTGGTCGCCGCCCGGTCACGCTTCCCGATCGCCTTCCCCAGCGCCCACCAGTCCTTCCTCGGCGAGGACACGGACTTCGAGGAGGTGCTCGAGGCCGCCCGCGCCGTGGGCGTCCACTACCTCATCGACCCGTCCTGGAACGCGCAGGACTGGGCCGATGCCGGAAAGGTCCGCTCCCTGGCGGCGAGGCTGAACGAGCGTGCCGCGGCGGCCGCGGCCTCCGGGATCCGCGTCGGCTACCACAACCATCACATCGAGCTGGCCTCCCGGCTCGAGGGCCGCAGCGCCCTGGAGCTCTTCGCCGACGAGCTGGATCCGCAGGTCGTCCTCGAGATCGACACCTACTGGGCTGCGGTGGGAGGAGCCGACGTCCCCTCGCTGCTGGGCACGCTCGGCGACCGCGTGCAGCTGGTCCACCTCAAGGACGGCGACCTCTCCGAGGATCCCGCCGCGCAGCTGCCGCTGGGCACCGGGGCGATGCCGCTGGCGGCGACCCTGGACGCCGCAGCGGGCGCGGCCTACGGCGTGATCGAATTCGACGACTACGCCGGGGACATGTTCGAGGGCATCGGCGCCTCGCTCACCCACCTGCGCAGCGCTGTCGCCGCCTGA
- a CDS encoding FUSC family protein, whose amino-acid sequence MTVVSRALDAVRRPHVATDLLQILKAVVAATAAWWLVLYVLDSQMPFLAPWTALLTVQSTVFRSLSRGLQTLVASGLGILVSFLIGSLLGVHLWTFALALLVGMIGSRLPGIRAEGVAIATTAIFVLGSGFGQQQPLLDERLIEVALGVAVGVVVNLLILPPLRDRQAAAYVDSINRRMGGVLGDMAESFSESWDTDRAEEWFRETASMQTELETAWQTVRFARESGRVNPRRRIPRPLGQPGRRDRAGAGPTRSGRDVGYEELLNRVDEGVLYLRHLARTLRDASYAEGAWDDLCRERWSAIVRDAGRAIADPDADVEPVQHRLTALAAQLSDQKGLPRSSWPVYGSLITSMELIATIVDDVASDREAREIERGSPAS is encoded by the coding sequence ATGACCGTCGTCTCGCGAGCGCTGGACGCCGTGCGCCGCCCGCACGTCGCCACGGATCTGCTCCAGATCCTCAAGGCCGTGGTCGCCGCGACGGCGGCCTGGTGGCTCGTGCTCTACGTGCTCGACTCGCAGATGCCCTTCCTCGCTCCCTGGACGGCGCTGCTGACAGTGCAGTCCACGGTGTTCCGCTCGCTGTCCCGAGGACTGCAGACCCTGGTCGCCTCGGGACTCGGGATCCTGGTCTCCTTCCTGATCGGCAGCCTGCTCGGCGTGCATCTGTGGACCTTCGCGCTCGCCCTGCTGGTGGGCATGATCGGCTCCCGACTGCCGGGCATCCGCGCGGAGGGCGTCGCGATCGCGACCACTGCGATCTTCGTGCTCGGCAGCGGTTTCGGCCAGCAGCAGCCGCTGCTCGACGAACGTCTGATCGAGGTCGCGCTGGGAGTCGCCGTCGGAGTGGTCGTGAACCTGCTCATCCTGCCGCCGCTGCGTGATCGGCAGGCGGCCGCCTACGTCGACAGCATCAATCGACGCATGGGCGGAGTGCTGGGCGACATGGCCGAGTCGTTCTCCGAGTCCTGGGACACGGACCGGGCCGAGGAATGGTTCCGGGAGACCGCCTCGATGCAGACGGAGCTCGAGACGGCCTGGCAGACGGTCCGCTTCGCGCGGGAGAGCGGGAGGGTCAATCCGCGCCGCAGGATCCCGCGCCCGCTCGGTCAGCCCGGCAGGCGTGACCGGGCCGGAGCCGGGCCGACGCGCTCGGGTCGCGACGTCGGATATGAGGAGCTGCTGAACCGGGTCGACGAAGGCGTGCTGTACCTGCGGCATCTCGCCCGCACGCTGCGTGATGCGAGCTATGCGGAGGGCGCGTGGGACGACCTGTGCCGCGAGCGCTGGTCGGCGATCGTGCGCGATGCGGGCCGAGCCATCGCCGACCCCGACGCCGACGTCGAGCCCGTGCAGCATCGCCTCACCGCCCTCGCCGCGCAGCTGTCCGACCAGAAGGGTCTGCCCCGGAGCAGCTGGCCGGTCTACGGGTCCCTGATCACGAGCATGGAGCTCATCGCCACCATCGTCGACGACGTCGCCTCGGACCGTGAGGCGCGGGAGATCGAGCGGGGCAGCCCCGCCTCCTGA
- a CDS encoding carbohydrate ABC transporter permease, whose product MSSLTAPEDTTTPPKRPDARPPRRPRRHLFPYLIIAPAVLLELLIHIIPMATGFWMSFVELTKFFIRRWLEAPFVGLENYSIAIDLNTPVGQELLNSFLVTVGFTALVVGLSWGLGMAAAVALQRPFRGRGVFRTLFLIPYALPLYASVITWNFMLQRDTGVINHVLVDQLGILEDAPFWLIGDNAFVSVVVVAIWRMWPFAFLMFMAGLQSIPGELYEASAIDGAGPTRQWRSITLPMLAPVNQTMLLVMFLWVFNDFNTPYVLFGSAQPPAGDLISFHIYNASFLSWDFGVGSAMSVLLLLFLLAVSLVYLYFTQWKKEKRNA is encoded by the coding sequence ATGTCCAGTCTGACCGCGCCGGAGGACACCACGACGCCTCCCAAGCGTCCCGACGCCAGGCCGCCGCGCCGGCCCCGGCGTCACCTGTTCCCCTACCTGATCATCGCCCCCGCGGTGCTGCTCGAGCTGCTGATCCACATCATCCCGATGGCCACCGGGTTCTGGATGAGCTTCGTGGAGCTGACCAAGTTCTTCATCCGCCGCTGGCTGGAGGCCCCCTTCGTGGGCCTGGAGAACTACTCCATCGCGATCGACCTGAACACCCCCGTCGGCCAGGAGCTGCTGAACTCCTTCCTGGTCACCGTGGGGTTCACCGCACTCGTGGTGGGCCTGAGCTGGGGCCTGGGGATGGCGGCCGCGGTCGCCCTGCAGCGGCCCTTCCGCGGCCGGGGGGTGTTCCGCACCCTGTTCCTGATCCCCTACGCCCTGCCGCTGTACGCCTCGGTGATCACCTGGAACTTCATGCTCCAGCGGGACACCGGCGTGATCAACCACGTGCTGGTGGACCAGCTGGGCATCCTCGAGGACGCCCCGTTCTGGCTGATCGGCGACAACGCCTTCGTCTCCGTCGTGGTGGTCGCGATCTGGCGGATGTGGCCCTTCGCCTTCCTCATGTTCATGGCCGGCCTGCAGTCGATCCCCGGCGAGCTCTACGAGGCCTCCGCGATCGACGGCGCCGGGCCGACGCGCCAGTGGCGCTCGATCACGCTGCCGATGCTCGCCCCGGTCAACCAGACCATGCTGCTGGTGATGTTCCTGTGGGTGTTCAACGACTTCAACACCCCCTATGTGCTGTTCGGCAGCGCCCAGCCGCCGGCCGGTGACCTCATCAGCTTCCACATCTACAACGCCTCGTTCCTGTCCTGGGACTTCGGGGTGGGCAGCGCGATGAGCGTCCTGCTGCTGCTGTTCCTGCTGGCGGTGTCGCTGGTGTACCTCTACTTCACCCAGTGGAAGAAGGAGAAGCGCAATGCGTGA
- a CDS encoding DUF4282 domain-containing protein, with product MSHPSDGDRFETPQPEQNSSADQTWAEPGQAQPPSGDDQDPHAAGRSATAYGQESPAYGQESPAYGQEPPAYSEGSSAYGQGTPGSSQPSPAYGPASPAGQQIPQDPSRAPAPQSSGNGEPGFFRAMVDFRFDHFITVKFSSFLYIVAFLVAALLWLGQILLAILFGVALGSATSFYEEASFNAVPLILAIVFGWIPSVIALIAMRLGLEFSVATVRTAQNTTKLADAATAAR from the coding sequence ATGTCGCATCCATCCGACGGGGACCGTTTCGAGACACCGCAGCCGGAGCAGAACAGTTCTGCCGATCAGACCTGGGCCGAGCCCGGCCAGGCGCAGCCGCCCTCTGGAGATGACCAGGACCCCCACGCCGCCGGGCGGTCGGCGACCGCGTACGGACAGGAGTCACCCGCGTACGGCCAGGAGTCCCCCGCGTACGGGCAGGAGCCCCCCGCGTACTCCGAGGGATCCTCTGCGTACGGGCAGGGAACGCCCGGCTCCTCGCAGCCGTCTCCCGCGTACGGCCCGGCCTCGCCGGCCGGTCAGCAGATCCCGCAGGACCCGTCCCGGGCCCCCGCGCCGCAGTCGAGCGGCAACGGCGAGCCCGGCTTCTTCCGGGCGATGGTCGACTTCAGGTTCGACCACTTCATCACCGTGAAGTTCTCCTCGTTCCTCTACATCGTGGCGTTCCTGGTCGCCGCGCTGCTGTGGCTCGGCCAGATACTTCTCGCCATCCTGTTCGGCGTCGCGCTGGGCAGCGCCACCAGCTTCTACGAAGAGGCGAGCTTCAACGCGGTGCCCCTGATTCTCGCGATCGTGTTCGGATGGATCCCTTCGGTCATCGCACTGATCGCCATGCGTCTGGGCCTGGAGTTCAGCGTCGCGACCGTCCGCACCGCACAGAACACCACGAAGCTGGCCGACGCGGCGACGGCGGCCCGCTGA
- a CDS encoding MarR family winged helix-turn-helix transcriptional regulator: protein MDREMLDLHRATLRALTRLMSQWSSLDFQRRITAQSGLTLDPVAIRALYGLGISGGSARPSDLADELHLTRPSTSKLIARLTAADLVERRPDVADGRSAHVALTAAGRRTYEQLFEAGLSLLADATDDWDAADVRALSELLTRFTADLATGSTPTTP from the coding sequence ATGGATCGCGAGATGCTCGACCTGCACCGTGCCACGCTGCGCGCCCTCACCCGGCTCATGTCGCAGTGGAGCTCGCTGGACTTCCAGCGGCGGATCACCGCGCAGAGCGGCCTCACCCTCGACCCGGTCGCGATCCGTGCGCTGTACGGCCTGGGGATCTCGGGCGGCTCCGCCCGCCCTAGCGACCTGGCGGATGAGCTGCATCTGACGCGCCCGTCGACCTCGAAGCTGATCGCCCGGCTGACCGCGGCGGACCTCGTCGAGCGTCGCCCGGACGTCGCCGACGGACGCTCGGCGCACGTCGCCCTGACCGCGGCGGGCCGGCGCACCTACGAGCAGCTCTTCGAGGCCGGCCTGTCCCTGCTCGCCGACGCCACCGACGACTGGGACGCGGCCGACGTGCGCGCCCTGTCCGAGCTGCTGACCCGCTTCACCGCCGATCTCGCGACCGGCTCCACCCCGACCACCCCCTGA